A region from the Melioribacter roseus P3M-2 genome encodes:
- the lexA gene encoding transcriptional repressor LexA → MKKENITNRQKEILDFIQDYVDFNGYPPTYREIGKHFNIASTFGVKRHIDALIKKGYLSNESGASRTLSLIVDNAREKSNSIIDIPIVGRVAAGAPILAEENIEGNLSLDKNLVGNRTECFGLKVRGDSMINAGILEGDLVIIQPQREAQNGDIIVALLHDEATMKRFQVVNDKIYLIPENDNYEPIVVDNPEEFTIIGKVVGVFRSYH, encoded by the coding sequence ATGAAAAAAGAAAATATTACAAACCGTCAAAAAGAAATTCTCGATTTCATACAGGATTATGTCGATTTCAACGGATATCCGCCCACATACAGGGAAATCGGCAAGCATTTCAATATTGCCAGCACTTTCGGAGTCAAACGGCATATCGACGCATTAATTAAAAAAGGGTATCTGAGCAACGAGAGCGGCGCCAGCCGTACGCTATCGCTTATCGTTGATAACGCGCGTGAAAAATCCAATTCCATTATCGACATCCCGATTGTCGGTCGTGTGGCGGCAGGCGCTCCGATTCTTGCCGAGGAAAATATCGAGGGCAATTTGTCCCTGGACAAGAATCTGGTAGGCAACCGGACGGAATGTTTCGGGCTGAAAGTAAGAGGCGACAGTATGATTAACGCCGGCATCCTGGAAGGCGATCTGGTTATAATCCAGCCGCAAAGGGAAGCTCAAAACGGCGATATTATTGTCGCCCTGCTGCACGACGAAGCAACGATGAAACGTTTCCAGGTAGTGAACGACAAAATCTACCTGATACCGGAAAACGACAATTACGAGCCGATCGTTGTC
- a CDS encoding methyl-accepting chemotaxis protein codes for MLKKFYDLKILTKIIILFTAIVIMTGVNAFLAYQNLNEEEAVVNHLGKNILPSIQSLITLYQAETSVLSAERGVLNRDLKDPAVRQSIYNSINAAFERADNAWNIYDTLPKQEEEEKIWARFKEDWQKWKSTHQQVIDNQKKIDRLLAEDNEENQALIEELVVQNNLLSAEALKKFDTAKMHLKKLVELYDKEAENFNNTYLAQIEEAKSLTILIIIITVIVMFSFIPVITKLIVKPINNLANKASEILEGNFNVEFENTDRKDEVGNLSRSFEEMIKKIKDEIAHSRSFQNGVASAFFTINTELTITYINQAALDIIGSTKKPEEIVNKMKVKEVFGADSISRRAVGGIFLKGDKSFIKNNKGEDIPILAQSGPIKNSKGEMDGAFVFFTDMREIEEKNEAYLKEQIAPIAEVIREIADGKLNRKLDIDRNSVLYDLSHDINRMIDELKEILIKVREVVNATASAAIQISSSTEEMAAGAQEQNQQVSEITYSIEKMTKSIIDMSNSISEVAEMSKQSSSAAELGTNKTADTKKGMDKIVESSESAANIIASLANKTDQIGEITSVIDEIADQTNLLALNAAIEAARAGEQGRGFAVVADEVRKLAERTTKATKEIADTIKSIQAEVREADKSMANAKISVENGMKLTEEIDNVLKEIYKSAKSVSEVINNIVSASQEQSISAEEISKSIENITTVTQQSATSTSQIAHSTNNLTQLTESLQELIERFQLDTNDGYKIQRKEKLALPEMN; via the coding sequence ATGCTCAAAAAATTTTACGATCTTAAAATACTCACAAAAATCATCATTCTTTTTACTGCGATAGTAATAATGACAGGCGTCAATGCATTCCTTGCATATCAAAATCTGAACGAAGAAGAAGCGGTAGTAAATCATCTGGGGAAAAACATTCTCCCTTCCATCCAGTCGCTAATCACACTCTATCAAGCAGAGACTTCCGTACTGAGCGCCGAACGTGGAGTTTTGAACAGGGATTTGAAAGACCCTGCGGTTCGCCAGTCAATTTATAATTCAATAAATGCCGCGTTCGAAAGAGCCGATAACGCCTGGAATATCTACGATACTTTACCCAAACAGGAAGAAGAGGAAAAAATATGGGCTCGCTTCAAAGAGGACTGGCAAAAATGGAAATCGACTCATCAGCAGGTAATCGATAACCAGAAGAAAATCGACCGGTTGTTAGCCGAAGATAACGAGGAGAATCAGGCTTTAATCGAAGAGCTGGTTGTACAAAATAATTTACTTTCGGCAGAAGCGCTCAAAAAATTCGACACGGCTAAAATGCATCTGAAAAAACTCGTCGAACTTTACGATAAGGAAGCGGAAAATTTCAACAACACATATTTAGCTCAAATAGAAGAGGCAAAATCGTTAACGATATTAATAATTATTATAACCGTAATTGTAATGTTCTCCTTCATTCCCGTAATTACAAAACTGATAGTCAAACCGATTAATAACCTGGCAAACAAAGCTTCCGAAATACTGGAAGGAAATTTTAACGTTGAATTCGAGAATACCGACCGGAAAGACGAAGTAGGCAATTTGAGCCGTTCTTTCGAGGAAATGATCAAAAAAATTAAAGACGAGATAGCGCATTCCAGAAGTTTCCAGAACGGAGTCGCCAGCGCGTTTTTTACGATCAACACAGAACTGACAATAACATATATAAATCAAGCCGCTCTCGATATAATCGGTTCTACAAAAAAACCCGAGGAAATAGTAAACAAGATGAAAGTAAAAGAGGTATTCGGAGCCGATTCGATCAGCCGCCGCGCGGTAGGAGGCATTTTCCTCAAAGGAGACAAATCATTTATAAAAAACAATAAAGGCGAAGACATTCCGATACTTGCTCAATCCGGACCGATCAAAAATTCTAAAGGCGAGATGGACGGAGCCTTTGTATTCTTTACCGACATGCGGGAAATCGAAGAGAAAAACGAAGCATACTTAAAAGAACAAATTGCCCCGATAGCCGAAGTAATACGCGAAATTGCCGACGGTAAACTTAACCGCAAACTCGATATCGATCGAAACAGCGTGCTCTACGACCTCAGCCATGACATCAATCGCATGATAGACGAATTAAAAGAAATTCTGATAAAAGTACGCGAAGTGGTTAACGCCACCGCCAGCGCCGCAATACAAATTTCTTCGTCAACCGAAGAGATGGCGGCAGGCGCGCAGGAACAAAATCAACAGGTAAGCGAAATTACATATTCGATAGAAAAGATGACAAAATCGATTATCGACATGTCGAATAGCATCTCCGAAGTCGCAGAGATGTCTAAACAATCGAGCTCCGCTGCGGAATTAGGAACAAATAAAACGGCGGACACAAAAAAAGGTATGGACAAAATCGTCGAATCCTCTGAGAGCGCAGCCAATATAATCGCCTCGCTTGCAAACAAAACCGATCAGATCGGAGAGATTACCAGCGTTATTGATGAAATTGCCGACCAAACCAATTTGCTTGCGCTCAACGCAGCAATCGAAGCGGCGCGCGCTGGCGAGCAGGGACGAGGTTTTGCAGTAGTTGCCGACGAAGTTCGTAAACTTGCCGAAAGAACTACAAAAGCGACCAAAGAAATTGCCGACACAATTAAATCGATTCAGGCGGAAGTGCGGGAAGCCGATAAATCGATGGCTAACGCAAAGATTTCCGTCGAAAACGGCATGAAACTTACCGAAGAGATCGATAATGTGCTGAAAGAAATCTATAAATCGGCCAAAAGCGTTTCGGAAGTTATCAACAACATCGTAAGCGCCAGCCAGGAGCAATCGATTTCGGCGGAAGAAATCAGTAAAAGTATCGAAAATATAACCACGGTTACTCAGCAATCGGCGACAAGCACTTCTCAAATTGCCCATTCCACAAATAACCTTACACAGTTGACTGAAAGCCTGCAGGAATTAATCGAAAGATTCCAGCTCGATACTAACGACGGATATAAAATTCAACGGAAAGAAAAATTGGCTTTGCCGGAAATGAACTGA
- a CDS encoding anti-sigma regulatory factor, translating into MQKIEITDQDSLLKVRQIVHSLAREIGFGLVDQTRITTVASELTRNILLYAKKGHVEIYNINGSRIGLKMIFIDEGPGIDNIELAMKDGYTTSGGMGKGLPGSKRLMDEFYIESAPGKGAKVTVIKWLKG; encoded by the coding sequence ATGCAAAAAATAGAAATTACCGACCAGGACTCGCTTCTTAAAGTAAGGCAGATTGTTCATTCGCTTGCCAGGGAAATCGGTTTCGGGCTGGTTGACCAAACGCGAATTACAACCGTTGCCAGCGAACTTACGAGAAATATTCTGCTTTATGCCAAAAAAGGTCATGTTGAAATTTATAATATTAACGGTAGCCGTATCGGCCTCAAGATGATTTTTATTGACGAAGGCCCCGGTATCGATAATATAGAGCTGGCTATGAAAGACGGTTACACTACGAGCGGCGGAATGGGAAAAGGTCTGCCGGGTTCAAAACGCCTTATGGATGAGTTTTATATTGAATCGGCTCCCGGAAAGGGCGCCAAAGTAACAGTTATAAAATGGTTGAAAGGATAA
- a CDS encoding ATP-binding SpoIIE family protein phosphatase, with protein sequence MHTFYEFIVDGEHQISFAREEAKSIAKQFGFGNPKLEEIAIIVSELASNILKYAETGKIIVAPFVSANLKALDIYSVDHGSGIEDINKVLQDGYTTKTSLGIGLGAVKRMSDEFDIYSFFKDSLINKNITIIFSRKYLKDSEKHYKFAFLSRALKDGDYNGDALFLNIEGKKLTAALIDGIGHGEIAYTASYRAINYLIKNYEKNLDDILQDIDKELIHTFGAVASIIKIDKQKRKMIHAGVGNISARVLNAVSKINPISTNGYLGSNKIKIKTEEYDWSPNNIIIMTSDGIREKWNLSYYNELMAKHPAIIAQFIFQFFAKPNDDASIFVIT encoded by the coding sequence TTGCATACATTCTATGAGTTTATTGTCGACGGCGAACATCAAATAAGTTTTGCCAGAGAGGAAGCAAAATCGATAGCAAAACAATTTGGCTTTGGAAATCCCAAACTCGAAGAAATCGCCATTATCGTATCGGAACTTGCTTCAAATATTCTTAAATACGCAGAAACAGGAAAAATTATTGTAGCGCCGTTTGTAAGCGCTAATTTGAAAGCGCTCGATATATACAGCGTAGACCACGGTTCCGGCATCGAAGATATCAACAAGGTTTTACAGGACGGGTATACCACCAAAACGAGTCTCGGTATCGGACTCGGCGCCGTAAAAAGGATGTCCGACGAATTCGATATTTATTCTTTTTTCAAGGACAGTCTTATAAACAAAAATATTACGATTATTTTTTCCAGAAAGTACTTAAAAGATTCTGAAAAGCATTACAAGTTTGCGTTTCTCTCCAGGGCTTTGAAAGACGGAGATTATAACGGCGACGCGCTCTTTCTTAATATCGAAGGGAAGAAGTTGACAGCCGCTTTAATTGACGGAATTGGACACGGCGAAATTGCATATACTGCTTCTTATCGGGCAATTAATTATTTAATTAAAAATTACGAAAAAAATCTCGATGATATTTTACAGGATATAGACAAAGAATTGATTCATACGTTCGGCGCTGTGGCTTCTATAATTAAAATAGATAAGCAAAAACGCAAAATGATACATGCAGGCGTGGGTAATATAAGCGCCCGTGTATTAAACGCTGTAAGTAAGATTAATCCGATCAGCACAAACGGTTATCTCGGAAGCAATAAAATTAAAATTAAAACGGAAGAATACGACTGGTCGCCGAATAATATAATAATTATGACGTCAGACGGAATAAGAGAAAAATGGAATTTGAGTTATTACAATGAGTTAATGGCTAAACACCCGGCAATAATAGCTCAGTTCATTTTTCAGTTTTTTGCAAAACCGAACGACGACGCTTCGATTTTTGTAATAACATAA
- a CDS encoding STAS domain-containing protein, protein MAKIPILKLGSTLLVSIQTELHDRLASELQEEILASIEKNKSKAVIIDITALEIVDSFIGRMLTNTAEMAALMDAEVILVGISPAVAITLVELGMELKGVKTALDLESALEIINDNLSEENDADFFSSDPKSDDERDEN, encoded by the coding sequence ATGGCAAAAATTCCGATATTAAAATTAGGCTCCACTCTGTTGGTCAGTATTCAAACCGAGTTGCACGACAGACTTGCAAGCGAGCTTCAGGAAGAGATTCTTGCTTCAATTGAAAAGAATAAATCGAAGGCGGTAATAATCGACATTACGGCGCTTGAAATTGTCGATTCGTTTATCGGTCGTATGCTGACAAATACGGCGGAAATGGCTGCGTTGATGGATGCGGAAGTTATTCTGGTAGGAATTTCGCCCGCCGTAGCCATTACTCTGGTTGAATTGGGAATGGAACTGAAAGGAGTAAAAACCGCTCTCGATCTGGAAAGCGCTCTCGAAATAATTAACGACAATCTATCTGAAGAAAATGACGCTGATTTTTTCTCGTCCGATCCGAAGAGCGACGATGAGCGGGATGAAAACTGA
- a CDS encoding STAS domain-containing protein, with protein MTSNKNTSAFINNVLTTDIEKITDIAEKHFKNIPNERTFDFLSEDEFRDQVLKFLRIIAKYSPEIEKRQFYIELSADVVDFLKQFNSERSRQGFNANETVYFILSLKDIITDYLFEQKDIDRDKLASAVKIVSALVNKLAAEAYELYTKSREDVINKQARQILDMATPIIQIWESIVAVPLIGTLDSARTQIVMEKLLEKIVATKSKVAIIDITGVPTVDTRVAQHIMKTVQAIKLLGADCVITGISAAIAQTMVQMGVEFGGIHTRALMSDGIRYALNLIRKSSDNKVEM; from the coding sequence ATGACTTCAAACAAAAATACAAGCGCTTTTATCAATAACGTACTTACGACCGATATCGAAAAAATAACAGATATTGCCGAGAAACATTTCAAGAATATTCCTAACGAGAGAACTTTCGACTTTTTGTCCGAAGACGAATTTCGAGATCAGGTACTGAAATTTCTAAGGATTATAGCTAAATACAGTCCCGAAATTGAAAAACGCCAGTTTTATATCGAGCTTTCTGCGGATGTTGTCGATTTTTTGAAACAGTTTAACTCAGAACGCTCAAGACAAGGCTTCAATGCGAACGAAACTGTCTATTTTATACTGTCCTTGAAAGATATTATTACCGATTATTTATTCGAACAAAAAGATATTGACAGGGATAAACTTGCCAGCGCGGTCAAAATTGTTTCCGCCCTGGTTAATAAACTGGCGGCTGAAGCTTACGAACTCTATACTAAGTCCCGTGAAGATGTAATCAATAAACAAGCTCGCCAGATTCTCGACATGGCTACTCCGATCATACAAATTTGGGAATCAATTGTTGCGGTTCCTCTAATCGGCACGCTCGACAGCGCGAGGACTCAAATTGTAATGGAAAAACTTTTGGAAAAGATTGTTGCGACGAAATCGAAAGTCGCCATAATTGACATTACGGGCGTGCCTACTGTCGACACAAGAGTTGCCCAGCATATTATGAAAACTGTTCAGGCAATTAAATTATTGGGTGCCGATTGCGTTATCACTGGTATTAGCGCTGCAATTGCTCAAACCATGGTGCAAATGGGAGTGGAATTCGGCGGCATTCATACAAGAGCTTTGATGTCGGACGGTATAAGATACGCGCTCAATCTTATTCGTAAATCATCTGACAATAAAGTCGAGATGTAA
- a CDS encoding response regulator, whose translation MEDKINILYAEDNPYDIDLMKKFLTGAGGINVTVLNSGADVLNELNKNRYDLRLLDYKLPDISGFDILLKLRAENNNIPVIFLTGFGNQDFIVQVLKAGADEFIVKRGNYIEKVYESVSKILKVEPRIGALNKNNSRPLKVIYIEDDPRDADLLINYFEEHSRHILLLHVYNEIDALEKISGGEVCDLVLCDLKLQDTNAIEVMKLFSDKGVDLPFIVITGQGDENSAIEAIKQGAFDYLTKSDRMYSLLPYAIENAVHRYQNVLMTRKYNEELEMLNRNLENRVKEKTKELEELNERKDKFFTLLAHDIRSPFNTILGFLDILIADFNEISDEEKLQYLLDLQKASKNLYGLLINLLEWANAKSGLIAFKPENINVRELFDNVAELFDLSLREKNISFNIATDESMSAYADPDMVYTIIRNLVSNAIKYTDKGGIIELVSKKEGENVVITVSDSGIGMNQEEVNNLFKIEKFHSKKGTEGETGTGFGLLLVYELIRKNNGAIECISSPGKGTKFIVKLPAGKHGN comes from the coding sequence ATGGAAGATAAAATAAACATACTCTATGCGGAAGACAACCCGTACGATATCGATTTAATGAAAAAATTTCTGACTGGCGCTGGCGGTATAAATGTTACAGTGTTAAACAGCGGAGCCGACGTTCTTAATGAACTTAATAAAAATAGATACGATCTGCGCTTGCTCGATTATAAACTGCCGGATATTTCAGGATTCGATATTCTGCTGAAGCTCAGAGCCGAAAATAACAACATCCCCGTAATTTTTCTGACGGGTTTTGGAAACCAGGATTTTATCGTGCAGGTTCTTAAAGCGGGAGCGGATGAATTTATTGTCAAACGCGGGAATTATATTGAAAAAGTGTATGAGAGCGTATCGAAAATTCTAAAAGTAGAACCGAGGATAGGCGCTCTTAATAAAAATAACAGCAGACCCTTAAAAGTAATTTATATCGAGGACGATCCGAGAGACGCCGACCTGCTTATCAATTATTTCGAAGAACACTCCCGCCATATTTTACTGCTTCACGTTTATAATGAAATCGACGCCCTGGAAAAAATTTCGGGCGGCGAGGTTTGCGATTTGGTTTTATGCGACCTTAAGTTGCAGGACACAAACGCAATCGAAGTTATGAAGTTATTCTCGGATAAGGGCGTCGACTTGCCGTTTATTGTTATTACGGGGCAAGGCGACGAAAATTCGGCTATCGAAGCGATAAAGCAGGGAGCTTTTGATTACCTGACAAAAAGCGACAGAATGTACAGCCTCCTGCCGTATGCAATAGAGAACGCGGTTCATCGTTATCAAAACGTATTGATGACCAGAAAGTATAACGAAGAACTCGAAATGTTGAACCGCAACCTGGAGAATAGAGTTAAGGAAAAAACAAAAGAACTCGAAGAACTCAACGAAAGAAAAGATAAATTCTTCACTCTCCTGGCGCACGACATCAGAAGTCCGTTTAATACTATTCTCGGATTTCTCGATATTCTTATTGCCGATTTCAACGAAATTTCAGACGAAGAAAAATTGCAATATTTGCTCGACCTTCAAAAAGCTTCAAAAAATTTATACGGTCTTTTGATAAACCTGCTTGAATGGGCTAATGCCAAGAGCGGACTCATAGCGTTCAAGCCTGAGAATATTAACGTCCGGGAGTTATTCGATAACGTCGCCGAGCTGTTCGACCTTTCTTTAAGAGAAAAAAATATTTCTTTTAATATCGCCACTGACGAATCAATGAGCGCTTATGCCGACCCAGATATGGTTTATACGATAATTCGAAACCTTGTTTCCAACGCCATAAAGTACACAGACAAAGGCGGCATTATAGAATTGGTTTCGAAAAAAGAAGGAGAAAACGTCGTAATTACTGTCTCGGATTCCGGCATAGGAATGAATCAGGAAGAGGTGAATAATCTTTTCAAAATTGAAAAATTCCATTCCAAAAAAGGCACAGAAGGCGAAACCGGTACGGGATTCGGGCTTTTATTGGTGTATGAATTAATTCGAAAAAACAACGGCGCGATTGAGTGTATTAGCAGTCCGGGTAAAGGAACTAAATTCATTGTTAAACTTCCCGCGGGTAAGCATGGAAATTAA